A window of Castanea sativa cultivar Marrone di Chiusa Pesio chromosome 8, ASM4071231v1 genomic DNA:
GAAAGAAATGAGATCGATATGTGCACTGAAACATTAAAGGGAAGACCCTCTACCTGGACTACACAACCGCCAGCTATATCTACAATATTTGCAATTGCACCTGAAGCCAACTTTCTGGTCCTATCCTGCAAATACCAATcccattattaaaaaaatcattttttattgatttttttttttgagaaattttttattgattctgATCATTTAAAAGGgtataaaaaatgtttaattacCATTTTGGTCTCTGGCATGTGTTTAGTAAATGTTTAGTCCCCAATCTTGTGGTATTATGCAAATTAATCTCAACTGTTAGATTGTAGAAGAAATATATTGACGtgactaatagtaatattaattttgatccAACATGGAATGTCATGTGgtcttaattttcaaaataaaatattaaaaaaataaataaacatcaaATGACATGTggcatttatatatttatttatttttagaaaatgaaaaccTGTTTAAAATAACTCACTGAAATTAGGATCACAAATCCCTAATCCTAGCTCCATCAAGACCACAAAACAACACTTCAAATCTCTTCCATCCTAAGACCCTAGTTTCATTTCTTTCCCTCTCTTTGTATCGATTTATCTTGTCGAGTAACAATTAATAGAGGAAAGAAGAAATTGCTCATCCAATGGTTTTTTTAGtaacatcatattttctttaaaacatagactatataatttcatatacaaaGACAGTAATAATATGTGCATAATACTAGaatatatagtttcatatataaataaaatcataataaatgtctattaataattaatacaattatcaaattcatatttagacaaaataaataaataaataatcatatcATGTTAAACTTTTCAATGTATTACACATGTTACTGACTCgtaattatcaaaaacaaagtgttaaaaaaaatagtccaAGATAAAGGTTTGGCTTCAACAGTCCGACCACTAATAGGAAAATAGCATATATTCTGTCTTACGTAATGCACACAACTCACTTGAGTAGATGGGTCAAGTGAGTCATAGATACATATGTGTAATAccccacataatttttatttaagagttttctttaaaatataatttgctGCATAATGCGCTTTCTTTTAATCGTTATCATTAATTACCTACTAAGCCTTCACATCTTATAATACATGTTTCAGAATGTATGAAGAGATAGTCGTTTATTCTAAGAGCAAGAGGCTAAGAAGGTGTTTTCCTCGAGTTAGAAGACGTACAATCAAGAGACAATCAGATTATTCAAGGTAAGATTTCTCTCaattagaaacaagaaaaaattagaattttattaggttatttagaaatttgattttgatcctaagATTTATATTCTAACGTTTAGATTTTCCGCTGGATTAGATATTAGATTTGAGTCAGTGGGATTTCACGaatcattatttttgtttaagtcttccattggatttatacatataatcctagattgaagtcaaacaattcggccattcttcttccattgaattggtgtatatatataatggttaaagaagaagtcaaagaaggagGGGCTACTGTCCTGTTGgatttgtgtgtgtttatatataaaggttaaagaagaagtcaaagaaggtggcTATTGTGTTTTGCCTCTGAGACTTGCCTTGAGATTATGCTAGAAGTCAAATAATTCGGCTGTGGTTTCACTGCTTCTGGGACTATATATATGACTTGTTTGGGGTTATGTATATTAACTTAAACTCTAAAACATTAGCTGCTGCCTCTGCGTTCTGATAAATTCAAGGGAAAACACATATTTGTTTTGGGTAGAGATACTTTGCATTAGTGCTATCATTTAGTTCAGGAAAGTATTTTACTAGTGAGTcagtttttatagtttagtgaaatttatattttgtagaggaTATTGAGTAATTTCCATAATTGATTATAGGTTCGATTTAAGAGTGTCTTGAGGCTCTTTGGAGATTATTTTGGCTGGATTTTCAGAGTGATTCGAGTgtggtaagtaattatgcataatatgcacaagttttgttctttaggttcttagaagttaaagattttcaaagttatatttttaagcttacattttttaaaagtttatcaaaaaaaagcatttttacactattgaaagagaaattttaattggcttttcaaataatgttttaaaataaattttgaattttaaataacgttttgaatgtctaaaacccatttaaaagatgatttttaactaaactattttctgaaaataattgagtttcaaagtaagttttctagaaagatttttgttctttaaattgtttcaaaccaagtgatttcgaaatcatattcttgttttttttcaaatggtatttaagacgTTCCTTTTAGTAAActggattttcaaacttattcaagaattgtaaaaaaatacttatataaactcttcagttcctattcgttccctaagagagtcaagcatcttttgatttatgtttcaatttgatattgtgatattcaatatatctttattgttggaacaattgttaatattgagaaaacTATTATATGctgtataaactttattgtttgtgatatgtgactcaaaatgagtgtttttagaattgatcagatatatatgtgtaaatccgctcacaAGATCAgatgagaatatgtgttgatccctcaccaaGCAGTGctggttagatgttggtatccgctcacaggattgtatgtgagaatatgtgatgtgtatatgtgacactgtgctctgatcaattatttgtatgtgtttccaaaagattttaagatatgattatatgtgtattaagtgattctttacatgttttgaaaactatattggatattttgagtgTAATTGTGAAATTAAACTCGTGTcttgcttgactctattccgttgtgtattctgtataattacttactagatgtgtggctcaccccatcaattaatattttcagattaaagtatagttgagaattagaacctttggaccgcttgtgaggtgcaaggtagagcgtggaagttgtaggcggcttcagtgttacttgaagactcataaaattttagttacctttattttgtagttcacattcaatttgtggagtttattttcaatttgtggagttttgaaaagattattagttattattatttttattttccgctTAGACTTCACAActttttggagattattataaattgtgaattttagttattataagaggtttatcagaagcattgtttatttggagttttattgaattaagtttaaataaattatgtttattgagctaagtaaggttagcaagttagtcaggtatctaaattcatgtttcatggatttgggtccTGACAATATGACAATAACTAATTAATGTCTTCTTATCATTGGTAGTTGGAGCCAAACTTAATCTATCCAAgaaatgaaattcaaaatcaacAATAGGGAAAGTCAAAATTTGAAATGGCTCAAAAGAACAAGTCCTTAATATCAAAGACAAATCAAATTCATATTTGATATATGTGGCTGGGTACAAATTCACAATGGTAAAATTCAAGAAAGCAAAAGCTTTAGGAACTTTAGTATGGATCGCCATTTGGTCTCAactagaaccaaaaaaaaaaaatgaaatggatattatgtggcgtttggtacggggaatccacattactcctggcatttagattcccaggaatgtagctattcctatgtttggtttcattgggagattcctaggaatgtgagatgataatgtttggtgtattcccaggaatcttaaatgaattatttgtttttctcattttgtccttaaatttgaatgtgaagtaccaagcccattaaaaaaaaaaatcttcctttaaataaataatgaaaaaatatatataaactattaattagtcctttaaaaaaaatatcttattctatatagatagataaaaaaacattatataaactatcaattagcaacacattcattaaaactgtgatctaacatttcaaaatgacaagaataatacaaaaataactattagcagagttatgtatcctgtttatgttgttttggcaggaaaagataaagacaagagagaagatattgataatttgttttatagtttatcttaattgcttaaatgataaggaaaaatggttaaaattgtcaatttataaaaaatacaatttcttttaagtttgagaatctggattcccacctgtttgaGAATCTTAATTCCTACTGAGgggggtttaaggattccctTGACATCTGATTCCatagcgtaatttgcaaccaaacatgggaatctttaaacattcctgaaaatcctaaaacattacccgtaccaaacgccaccttatTGTTTATCACGTTAGCTTTTATCATCCACCACCTAATGATATGGATCATTTTGAAATAATACCAAAACCTTTATGGACTAAAAAATACCACACATTTGAAATATTAAGGATCATTTTGACACATAACAAAAACATTAgggatcaaaataaaaattaaacaaaaacaaaacatttaaaAGCCTATAGTTTATAAGGTATAACTAAACAATtccttattattaaaaaaataacaaattaaatactATAGTTTCAAAAGTAACCATAAAAATCAGTAAAAGAAGTAGAATTTAGTCATTTACAGCCCTTTGTAAAAATTGTGCCCAAAACTTTGAACggttaaaagttatattttttagcaTATTTGTTGTGAGTGCTCTACTGATTATTtgattagaagaaaaaaaaattgattatttaaataaaagcaaaaaatgtgAAATGCAAGTGATTCGGCAAAGTGCGTtgagttgagacttgagagataTGAtctcttatggcctgtttggaagtttagagagggaggagagtagatgagaggagagtagtggggatGAGAGTAGAGTGAAATGATTACCCTccatcttgtttggatgtttttaaaattagtaagggggaagggagtaattagcccttctccttgtttggatgtttttaaaattgggatggagaggagaggaaatgattaaatagacaaatttacccatatttgaaaataaattgcaacattggtctatgattaattggtttgtaattttgttaatttaaaaagggtaaattggagaattcatttggtcaataatttatctactctactctctctccaaatctctccaatttgggggaattaaaaatgaggggttaaaggtagttgaaacccccccaaacccctccaaatccctccccctccttccttaaaaaacttccaaataagggatttaaattactctccctccctctactctactctccctttttttttaacatccaaacaggccattacaGTGAGGCGAGGAGGGACACTAAAAGTACTGGACACGAAGCCGGGTTCGACCTGGTCAACCCAGATGTCTCCGAGGGCAAAGTCCTCATAGAAACTGAACTCCTAGCCTGTTTGTTATCTTATtttaaactcacatttttatattttaaacaattttacacatatttttacatatttttcatccacacaaatttaaaaaatttacaaaaatttcgTCTCAAACTTCTTTACCAAATACCCGCTTCactatctttatttatttggtttttattttgtttttgggttccCAATTCCAAGCTCTCTTTTTCATTTCCTAGGCTTCTCATTGGAACACCGcaattagaatatatatataatatagggAGTAGGGTCCCAGCAATGATACACAAAATTCGAcggttcttttgtttttgtctccATAGAATAGACTTTCTAATCACGCGGGTCACTAAAGTgaaaaacctttttcttttctttatggTCTCAACGTGTCTGATTTTGATTGCGGAGGGGTAAGTGTTACGTGAATCCAACGTTAAAGAAAAAGTGGTAGATTTATGTCAAAATAACTCATAAACATAACCAgtcaaaatctatcatgcaAAATAATTAGATTGTTAGATTGTGGTGCTAATTAAAATTTGTCAAAAGTTTTAGCAAAGCAACAAGAAATTGATATATCATTGTCACTGGATGGATAAATAACAGAGTTTGACttacttctaatatttttttagagggCAGAGCTTGTGTcttgtgaaaattttcactgAACACAGCAGAATTTGGACACATGTCCCTAATCCAACATGTCTAGTGAAAACTTTCACTGGACACATGGTACacaatttttgagaaagaatttctttttgttttaatgatatATTGCCACATTAcctactaattaaataaaagaaaatgttaaatttaaaaGGTATTAGAAGTAAGTCATACTCTAAATAGTAAATAGTGAGGTCCTGTGACTCCTACCACTACCACTAACATGAATGGACCTAGCTAGAACTCATAGGCTTGAAGTCTAAGTTATTTATTAATTCCTCTTGTCATACCTTACATTGTTCAAGCCAACCTGGTTGCTGCTTATTTTGATACTAAAATTATTAGTATAGAATGCTTCATCACGTGTCCAAATTTTCTGTAATACTCATCTTACTCTATTTTATattctacaaattaaaaaataacacctgtcaaactatttaataaatttatatattttcttatttgcaATAGGACTAAACTCATTCCTCAGCTCTCTTCTCTAGTCAATCCCGTCCTCTCTTGCCATTCCATGTACCATAGGGTTTGGCAATGATGGTTGGCCATGATTGGAGGTGTTGATGGTGTCAATAAAATTGACACCAGTAGAGGTGGGTGGTGGTGATGTTGGTGGTAAATTgatgggtggtggtggtgaaatTGACacaaatttagcatttaattaAATAGGTCGACATgtgtcatattattatttgtacTGCATAAAATGGTGCAAGGAAAGTAGTAAAAAAGATTTGGACTCACTACATGACATCCTAATTTGTGGGtctaatttctattttttaatagtCTAAGAAGCTCAAGAGTTGAGGCAATAGTTATAAACCAGGCCTAGTCCAACTGTTCATTACCAATAACCAGTTGAATCAATACCTAAACCAATTTGGTTGTTTAGTTGGACCATTTATGCTATTGAATCGATAAAACACAGTCAGTCTTTTGCAACCCGTGCAATCCAAATAGGTTATTCTTGTATCTTTAGTCTTTACAAATGTAATTCCTGTATTGCTATATATGGAATCATATATTTTAGCATTaagcatttattatgattgtgctGGTATATGgaactatatattttactatttgaagaaaatataatatatactaAGATTCTTATGGAgagtttaaatatagaataaaatttaaatttaatttaaaatatattagaataataatgtgtaaaattgtaatttgtaaggctttaaaaatttatgtgacACAATATTATAAAGTCAACCAAACGAGTCCAAAttttctgtctcacttttcttactctactctatactccaccaataaaaacttgccatgtgttcacctaattaattaaatactattattattgacttattaatgctacatttattaattaatagtagtatttaattaattaggtgaacacgtgacaagtttttattggtggagtatagagtggaatAGGAAAAAtaggacagaagatttggactccaaCCAAACATCAAATgtctttgattatatatataaaatgtctTTGACAACTTACGCTGAATTTGAAATtgcattaaaaaacaaaactatacATTTTTCATATCTATAAACCAAGAAAGGACTTACAATGGGCTTCTCCACttgaggaagaaagaagagagtgaCCATAGGGGTGTTGGCATAGTTTAAATTTACTAAGTTATCAATTAACTGCATGACAAGTAGCGCCACACACTATTTTCAAACCCAGACCAGACCAAGAGGTCAGACTATGAAAATCGAGAACCTTGATGAAAATcgattttttaagcataaagaaccgaatttttttgttaattctgTGAACCCCTAAAACCGAGATTGGACCGCACGAACCGGTGGCAAGAACCATGCAGTCCAACcccttatcaatttttttttaaaaaaaaaacaacttaacacaattttattctatttaattaaattatccatctcttataaggaataaaaaaaattataattaaaatccttcaaagatattcaactttacttcaaaaattaatcataaattttaatgttttcatggttattattttattttattaactttcttatttaattattaaattatgcttgaaaatcattaaattttcctcacatatatggatatattagtcaattttgctagttttatgaatttaatatctatatttaggctttaattaattatgacatcattaCGGTTCGACCTCGACTCAACCTCGGTTCGAcatcaaaaaccttgaacctctcccttttacggttcaataaACAATCCAAGTTTCAAAACCACGCCACAAGGAGATTACATTTGTAAAGCTACAAGAACAAGTACATAAGGCAAATTTGCAAGTTCTCATGGCAGTCATTGGTGCACAAAATAAAGACAAGTTGCATGGTGGCgatttttccaaaatatgaaatatTACAACAAGTGTCATAGAAGTCCAAAGGAAGGGGGAAAAGATCATCTCCATTTCAAATCTTGCCCATTTCACTTACCTGTTCCTAGAAATTGTTAACCTAGaccttgagttttttttttttttaaagttatttgcATCTATCTTTAGTTGTTATTTACATTTCCTCCATTCGAGCATTGAAAATCCTCTTAATTAGGACATTATTGAACCACATTTTCTTAACCACGAAGTCAAATAATTCACCCTAGTCCACAAAAGGTTATTTCGAAGTTTGTCATATGGCATTCAAACCACTTGTACGTCGAaagagtaaaaattaaaatacttggAACCTCGAAGAAGTACAACCCATTGACTCCTTTAAGATAACTGGTTGCAGCACATTGTTGTGGACGTAGAACTGCATTTCAATGAACATGACAAAGAGGGCAGTAGTTGTTCTGTTTTTGCATGAACAATAACCCAGCTATGATGTCTTATTCGTCTCACTCACACTTCATTATGAATAATGAGTTTGCATATACGCTTGTCCTCGCACCAAATTTCGTACAGGTGAGTTTTCATAATCTTGTCTTTGAAAATCTTCTATACACTTATCTgactaaaattttaattcaaagaTATCAAAAAGAGAGATATGAACTTTGAACGTCTCCGTTTGAAACATCAAAACATGTTAATTAAGCTACAAGATTCTTAATGAGCTATCAGTTACTTTTGATGTTTctaaactttgaaaattacAGCTGTTCTCTTTTTGAATCCTTTGCGGCTGGATGTTCACTCATATTCGTaagtatttttccttttttttttttttttttttggttcaatacAAGCTTGCTTTGTATGAGATGCACTGACGCATTGCAGCACATGGTTGGGATCGAAGTCGAAGTGCATTTCAATGAACATGACAAAGGGGTTTTAGTTTTTGCCTGAGCACCAGTCCACCTATGGTGTTTTATTCTTCTCACTCACACTTTGCTGTCAATGAATCACAAATCCAACATTGGGGCATTGGGTATCTCTTTTTCAGGTCAAAAGGCCAGCATAAATATATAGTCTCCAGACATAGTGCAATAGAGTAATGCAATAACTAACAATCATATACTACATCAATCACACATTCAATAATATTAAGTCTATTTATTACTccctataattttttatatgcaCATGTTGATAGAATAACTACATCAAAAATGTACAAAACCAAAGTGGATAAGAGAATCTTTAAACTCTCTAGAATCGCTAGTGTAAGGGTCAAAAACACCCAAAGAGGGAACTGTGATGGAAGTAATTGATTTACACAATTAATTTCTAaaagatgggaaaaaaaatccacaataGGAAGATCAAATAGTAAGATAAAGATAGATGTAGACTAAATCAAGCTTTCATATATGAAGGAACAATGTTCCTGAGATACATGAGAAGGATTTAAAGGGTAAAAACTTAGGTAAGAAATCTCATTAATGCGGAGGTGACTGTTTCATTGGGTTTAGCATTTTTTTCGTCGTGTCCCTTGAGAGAAAGGTGGAAAGAGGATGGTAATGTCTAAGGAAAGAAGCTGTTATCCAAGATACCTTGATGACCTCAAGAAGAAGGTTCAAGGAGGTTACCTTGGTTATGATCCATGGTTGTGAATCTAATTGGTTTCTATTAGTTAGTCTGACGTTCCATCTGCAATCATACCTTAGGCCGAGCACACTCCTCGAATTTACCCCTCAAGCTTTTCCCCTAGAGTTAAGTCAAAGTCCCAACCCACCCCACAACTACCATAGATttgtaacaaaataaagaaatattattagaAACTAGAATAAGAGAAGTCCACAAGTTCCAATAACATTGAGAATggagtgtgtgtgagagaggaAAATTAGTTACACTCTTCCCTTGCAACCCTCTCTCCATATTGGCCCAAACAGCCAATTGCCACACACATTCGGGTCACACcttagacaaaaataaaataaaatggtgtaTATATACAAGTGAGAGAGTATTAGTGTCTTGGTTTTAATGGGCCAACCCAATACTTCAGCAAGTAGAGGATTGGgctttttattttgagaactAAAATTGCAAACTCATCTAATTAATCTAATTGAAGGTTGTctatagttaaataaaaattcatactATTAATTATAAGGTGCACTAAAATGACTCAATATTTACAATGTAGTAATCGCtatctattatattattttttttatgagaaaagatcGCCATCTATTATTGTGTCACTAAAATACACTCCAACTAATCcatgttttattaaatacatAAGACAATGACAATGTTAGCCCACGACATAAAAAAACACTAAGACATTTGTCAACTTTCATAACACTGATGTGAAACGGATCTAGAGCTTAGAGTTTGCTGTAATGTTTACCAAACAATGAATGCCGCCCTTCAGCAATAATCTCCCCTGTAGTTTTGTTCCTTATAACCACGACTGTTCCAAAGTAACCACCTCTCTGTCCTAAAGCCCTTGAGGTAATTTCCAACTCATCCTGCAATTTGCCATATAGGGAGATCAATTGCAAAAACACAAATCTCAAGCCAAAGGCTGCGAAAATGCTCCCAATGTGaactaaaagccttactatttacttttttttagttttttctcttccaagttccaacacTAGAAGAGCCCATAGGATTGTCAAATTATTCAATTTGTCCTTCATATTGAAAGGTAGAATACTTGAGAATTGAATGTTCAGCACCTAGGGACCATATTCTacaccaaaattttaatttttaagaacaTGCTTAAATGTTGAGACAGTGTCCAGTGCATCAATGCACTTAACATGTTAGGATATGGACACGTGTCCATATCTTAATATGTTTAGTACACTGATGCTTGCACACAAGCCGTTTCCATGCTTGAATGCATATTTGAGgcaatgtatatatatgttggcTCATTAACATTGTTATTGTCTGGTTTTCTCACGATTGTTCACCAAATTGTAAGAAAAGCTAGAGATTGTTTTATGACAACACATGCACAgtctaattaaaagatatataaatCAACCAAATACATGTTAAACACTGGAAGATGTTTTAAAATGAAGGCTAGCTTACATCAGGCCTCGCAGTTGAAAGAAATGAGATCGATATGTCCACTGAAACATTCATGGGGAGACCCTCTACATGGACTATACAACCGCCAGCTATATCTACAATATTTGCAATTGCACCTGAAGCCAACTTTCCGGTCCTATCCTGCAAATACCAATCccatacaaaaaaattttcattttttattttattttttttttgggaaattttttttattgattctaa
This region includes:
- the LOC142606178 gene encoding uncharacterized protein LOC142606178, with amino-acid sequence MCPNSAVFSENFHKTQALPSKKILEEFSFYEDFALGDIWVDQVEPGFVSSTFSVPPRLTDRTRKLASGAIANIVDIAGGCVVQVEGLPFNVSVHISISFLSTARPDDELEITSRALGQRGGYFGTVVVIRNETTKEIIAEGWHLLFGKHYSKL
- the LOC142606733 gene encoding uncharacterized protein LOC142606733, with translation MEKAKEFLKLSSEESESVSRLTIHPHRAGQESSFYEDFAVRGIRVDRVEPGFVSCTFRVPPRLTDRTGKLASGAIANIVDIAGGCIVHVEGLPMNVSVDISISFLSTARPDDELEITSRALGQRGGYFGTVVVIRNKTTGEIIAEGRHSLFGKHYSKL